One Nostoc sp. UHCC 0302 DNA window includes the following coding sequences:
- a CDS encoding carbon-nitrogen hydrolase family protein translates to MKSYLAAAIQLTSVPDLEKNLAQAEELIELAARQGVELVGLPENFSFMGEEKDKLAQADVIARESEKFLKRMAQRFQVTILGGSFPVPVGNTGKVYNTTILIDPSGQELSRYYKVHLFDVNVPDGNTYRESSTVEPGNQLPPVHFSDKLGNLGLSICYDVRFPELYRHLAYKGADVLFVPAAFTAFTGKDHWQVLLQARAIENTTYVIAPAQTGNNYGRRQTHGHAVIIDPWGAILADAGEKPGIAIAEINPSRLEQVRRQMPSLQHRVF, encoded by the coding sequence ATGAAGTCTTATTTAGCCGCCGCTATTCAATTAACAAGTGTGCCTGATCTAGAAAAAAATCTAGCACAGGCAGAAGAATTAATAGAGCTTGCCGCACGTCAAGGTGTTGAATTGGTAGGGTTGCCAGAAAACTTTTCCTTTATGGGAGAAGAAAAAGACAAACTCGCCCAAGCCGATGTCATTGCTCGTGAAAGTGAAAAATTCCTCAAAAGAATGGCTCAGCGCTTTCAAGTTACCATCTTGGGCGGCAGCTTTCCAGTTCCTGTAGGCAACACGGGCAAGGTTTATAACACTACCATACTCATCGACCCCAGCGGTCAAGAACTTTCCCGTTACTACAAAGTACACCTATTTGATGTTAATGTTCCCGACGGCAACACCTATCGTGAATCTAGTACTGTTGAGCCAGGGAACCAACTACCCCCTGTGCATTTCTCAGACAAATTAGGTAATCTAGGACTTTCTATTTGCTATGATGTCCGCTTCCCTGAATTGTACCGACATTTGGCATATAAGGGAGCTGATGTTTTATTTGTTCCCGCTGCCTTCACCGCCTTCACTGGTAAAGACCACTGGCAAGTGCTATTACAAGCAAGAGCCATTGAAAATACCACCTATGTGATTGCGCCTGCCCAAACTGGCAACAACTACGGGCGTCGCCAAACCCACGGACACGCTGTGATTATCGACCCTTGGGGTGCAATTTTAGCCGATGCCGGAGAAAAGCCGGGAATTGCGATCGCAGAAATTAACCCCTCGCGCCTTGAACAAGTCCGCCGTCAAATGCCTTCCTTACAGCATCGGGTATTTTAG
- the fba gene encoding class II fructose-bisphosphate aldolase (catalyzes the reversible aldol condensation of dihydroxyacetonephosphate and glyceraldehyde 3-phosphate in the Calvin cycle, glycolysis, and/or gluconeogenesis) has protein sequence MALVPLRLLLDHAAENGYGIPAFNVNNLEQIQAILKAAVETDSPVILQASRGARNYAGENFLRHLILAAVETYPHIPIVMHQDHGNAPSTCYSAIKNNFTSVMMDGSLEADAKTPASFEYNVNVTREVVNVAHALGVSVEGELGCLGSLETGAGEAEDGHGFEGTLDHSQLLTDPDEAVEFVEATQVDALAVAIGTSHGAYKFTRKPTGEILAISRIEEIHRRLPNTHLVMHGSSSVPEDLLALINQYGGAIPETYGVPVEEIQKGIKSGVRKVNIDTDNRLAITAAVREALAKKPEEFDPRHFLKPSIAYMQKVCAERYQQFGTAGNASKIKQISLEDFAAKYAKGELNAVTKATAKV, from the coding sequence ATGGCGCTTGTACCACTGCGGCTGCTGTTGGATCACGCAGCTGAAAACGGTTACGGCATCCCAGCTTTCAACGTTAATAATTTGGAGCAGATTCAGGCGATCCTGAAGGCTGCTGTAGAGACAGATAGCCCCGTAATTTTGCAAGCTTCTCGTGGCGCTCGTAATTATGCAGGAGAAAACTTTCTCCGCCACCTGATTTTGGCAGCAGTAGAAACCTATCCTCACATTCCCATTGTCATGCACCAAGATCATGGTAATGCGCCTTCTACTTGCTACTCAGCAATTAAGAACAACTTCACCAGCGTGATGATGGATGGTTCTTTAGAAGCTGATGCTAAGACCCCTGCTAGCTTCGAGTACAACGTCAATGTAACCCGCGAAGTGGTGAATGTAGCTCATGCTTTGGGTGTCAGCGTTGAAGGCGAACTCGGTTGTTTGGGTTCCCTAGAAACTGGTGCTGGTGAAGCTGAAGATGGTCACGGTTTTGAGGGTACACTCGACCACTCACAACTGCTAACCGACCCCGATGAAGCTGTTGAATTCGTAGAAGCAACCCAAGTAGATGCTTTGGCTGTTGCCATTGGCACAAGCCACGGTGCTTACAAGTTTACCCGCAAGCCGACTGGCGAAATTTTGGCAATCAGCCGCATTGAAGAAATTCACCGCCGTCTGCCTAACACCCACTTGGTAATGCACGGTTCTTCTTCTGTACCTGAAGATTTGCTTGCACTGATTAACCAGTATGGTGGTGCAATTCCTGAAACCTACGGTGTACCTGTAGAAGAAATCCAGAAAGGTATTAAGAGCGGTGTACGTAAAGTAAATATTGACACCGATAACCGTTTGGCAATTACTGCTGCGGTACGTGAAGCTTTGGCTAAAAAACCAGAGGAGTTTGACCCCCGTCACTTCCTCAAGCCTTCCATTGCATATATGCAGAAGGTTTGTGCTGAACGCTATCAGCAATTTGGCACAGCTGGCAACGCTAGCAAGATTAAGCAGATTTCTCTGGAAGATTTTGCTGCTAAGTATGCTAAGGGCGAACTCAACGCTGTTACCAAAGCAACAGCTAAAGTTTAA